Proteins encoded within one genomic window of Methanobrevibacter arboriphilus JCM 13429 = DSM 1125:
- a CDS encoding anthranilate synthase component I family protein gives MYFPPIEKAKKILKEGDYKVIPICCEILSDIKTPIEVLKILKNNSKHCFILESMEDLENWGRYTILGFDPTLEITCEDNFLNIKGYKNLSKKTNNPKKYINQIIDENRSPKILELPPFTGGLVGYFAYDYIKYVEPSLKLKENLFKNNNEDDESFKDVDLMLFDKVIVFDNLKQKIFLIVNIKSDNIEKEYELGIAQLMELKNIIINGMPTNGNDNRLKLLDDFKPLFSKEEFSKIVKKAKFHIKEGDIFQVVLSNPLSCKIKGSLLDTYRILRTTNPSPYMFYFSSDDIEIAGASPETLVKLQDDNLYTFPLAGTRPRGKNKKEDDELEKDLLSDEKELAEHNMLVDLGRNDLGKVSEFGSINVEKYLTIERFSHVMHIGSTVSGKLKEGKNALDVIDAILPAGTLSGAPKIRACEIINELEDNKRGIYGGAIGYISLSGNMDTCIAIRIAFSKKNKVFIRSGAGIVADSVPELEYDESINKAKAVLNALKLAEDINV, from the coding sequence ATGTATTTTCCACCAATAGAAAAAGCAAAGAAGATACTTAAAGAAGGTGACTATAAAGTCATTCCAATTTGTTGCGAAATATTGTCTGATATTAAAACTCCAATTGAAGTGCTTAAAATTTTAAAAAATAACAGTAAGCATTGTTTCATATTGGAGAGTATGGAAGATTTGGAAAATTGGGGAAGATACACAATATTAGGTTTTGATCCGACTTTAGAAATTACTTGTGAGGATAACTTTTTAAATATTAAAGGTTATAAGAATTTAAGTAAAAAAACTAACAATCCTAAAAAATACATTAACCAAATTATCGATGAAAATAGGAGTCCTAAAATATTAGAACTTCCACCTTTTACAGGAGGATTAGTGGGGTATTTTGCATATGATTATATTAAATATGTTGAACCTTCTCTTAAATTAAAAGAAAATTTATTTAAAAATAATAATGAGGATGATGAGTCTTTTAAAGATGTTGATTTAATGCTATTTGATAAAGTAATTGTTTTTGATAACCTTAAACAAAAGATTTTCTTAATAGTTAATATAAAATCAGATAATATTGAAAAAGAGTATGAACTAGGTATAGCTCAATTAATGGAATTAAAAAACATAATAATTAACGGTATGCCAACAAATGGAAATGATAATAGATTAAAACTACTTGATGATTTTAAACCTTTATTTTCTAAAGAAGAATTTTCTAAAATAGTAAAAAAAGCTAAATTTCATATAAAAGAAGGAGATATATTCCAAGTTGTTTTATCTAATCCATTATCTTGTAAAATAAAAGGTAGTTTATTAGATACGTATAGAATTCTCAGAACAACTAACCCTTCTCCCTATATGTTTTATTTTTCAAGCGATGATATTGAAATAGCTGGTGCTTCTCCTGAAACTCTTGTAAAACTGCAAGATGATAATTTATACACTTTTCCATTAGCTGGAACAAGACCAAGAGGTAAAAATAAAAAAGAAGATGATGAATTAGAAAAAGACCTTCTTTCAGATGAAAAAGAACTTGCAGAACATAATATGTTAGTTGATCTTGGAAGAAATGATCTTGGAAAAGTTAGTGAATTTGGTTCTATAAATGTTGAAAAATATCTTACTATTGAAAGATTTTCTCATGTGATGCATATAGGTTCTACTGTTTCTGGAAAATTAAAAGAAGGTAAAAATGCTTTGGATGTTATAGATGCAATTCTTCCTGCAGGAACTCTTTCTGGAGCACCTAAAATTAGAGCTTGTGAAATAATAAATGAGCTGGAAGATAATAAAAGGGGCATATATGGAGGAGCAATTGGTTATATTAGCCTATCTGGAAATATGGATACTTGTATAGCTATTAGAATAGCTTTTTCTAAGAAAAATAAAGTTTTCATTCGATCAGGTGCAGGTATAGTTGCAGACAGTGTTCCTGAGTTAGAATATGATGAATCTATAAATAAGGCAAAAGCAGTCTTAAATGCTCTAAAATTAGCTGAAGATATTAATGTATAA
- the trpC gene encoding indole-3-glycerol phosphate synthase TrpC gives MILDEILIATEERLENKKMNISLKDLKNKLKNKSNNKSNNKSNNKSDNKSDNELDNKLNNKLINNNSKSIKLEDNYFEKYLKEDNISFICEVKRASPSKGIICDEFDYIKIAKEYENAGAAAISVLTEPKFFKGSDTYLSDIVANVNIPVLRKDFIIDEYMIYESKLLDASALLLITSILEPKQLKKYIKLSYSLNIFPLVETHNLNEVEIAIGAGAKIIGINNRDLRDFTVDINNTLNLEKNIQKDIRNSITIVSESGIKTSEDIKILNDNNIDSVLIGESLMRSKNKELAIKELKSLI, from the coding sequence ATGATTTTAGATGAAATTTTAATAGCAACTGAAGAAAGATTAGAGAATAAAAAAATGAATATCTCTCTTAAAGATTTAAAAAACAAATTAAAAAACAAATCAAATAATAAATCAAATAATAAATCAAATAATAAGTCAGATAATAAGTCAGATAATGAATTGGATAATAAGTTAAATAATAAGTTAATCAATAATAATTCTAAGAGTATTAAACTTGAAGATAATTATTTTGAGAAATATTTAAAAGAAGATAATATTTCTTTCATCTGTGAAGTTAAAAGAGCTTCTCCATCTAAAGGAATTATTTGCGATGAATTTGATTATATAAAAATAGCTAAAGAATATGAAAATGCAGGAGCAGCTGCTATTTCAGTTTTAACAGAGCCTAAATTTTTTAAAGGTAGTGACACATATCTTTCAGACATTGTAGCTAATGTAAATATTCCAGTTCTCAGAAAAGATTTTATAATTGATGAATATATGATCTATGAATCAAAATTATTAGATGCTTCTGCATTACTTCTAATAACCTCTATTTTAGAACCAAAACAACTAAAAAAATATATCAAACTCTCCTATAGTTTAAATATTTTCCCATTAGTAGAAACTCATAACTTAAATGAGGTTGAAATAGCTATTGGTGCTGGTGCAAAGATTATTGGTATAAACAATAGAGATCTTAGAGATTTTACTGTAGATATTAATAATACTTTAAATTTAGAAAAAAATATTCAAAAAGACATTAGGAATTCAATAACCATTGTTTCTGAAAGTGGAATAAAGACTTCTGAAGATATAAAAATATTAAATGATAATAATATCGACTCTGTTTTAATTGGTGAGTCTCTTATGAGAAGTAAAAATAAGGAATTAGCTATTAAAGAGTTAAAATCTTTGATATAG
- the nrdD gene encoding anaerobic ribonucleoside-triphosphate reductase: MQNETKTTDDLSNKVKICVKKNNGIMERFSYEKLLKSLVMVEAPYFESDRILSNVASSVYDGISTKEIKKIVYELLSDIDEESANKYLAATTLKVRTSRDKIESFDLAKIANTLVEETGASQETAFEIASQVWKELKKLNVEYLTAPMIREIVNTKLVEHGLEDLRSRYTRLGIPVFNITSLIENGSRDNANMIHNPESVHKYVADEALKQYALLQMLPSDLADAHMSGDIHIHDLEFFAGRPLNCMQHDIRTFIKYGLKVDGTGDHTSVAGAPNHIETLMNHTGEIMLAAQQNMSGGQGMSLWNVFVAPFASGLPYGKVKQAVEMLIYNLNMAYAARGSQVPFTSMGLEFSVPKFLQDEVAYGPKGKIVGTYGDFEEETRMLQRAFTEILLEGDADGKPHLFPNTIYTLRKESLKDEYAEDLLKVHELSAKYGSAYFANMLPDYRGNMANYMGCRTCLQDNWTGDWNTDCLRTGNLAYITLNLPRIAYQSRDESEVFEYIDSYMDLGIRALNIRREQGLNCLNNYNLLPFLNQDVEDDVYYRIENATMSFGFVGLNEMLMSLFGSGIDNPNSNKFGVEILEYMNKRAQELKKETGLRWTILQTPAESTAYRFATLDKEKFSDNVITQGESGANYYTNSSHVPVNSNVSLVDKIKIEEKYHPLTGGGHIFHAFMGESYSDPESLMSLTNKIAKKSDIGFWAYSSALSFCIKCKTLMKGLNDQCPTCGERDDVEWYDRITGYVQQVGRAKSSSGGWNAGKKQELVDRNRFENS; the protein is encoded by the coding sequence ATGCAAAACGAGACAAAAACAACCGATGATTTATCAAATAAGGTTAAAATATGTGTCAAAAAAAATAATGGGATAATGGAGCGTTTTAGTTATGAAAAACTTTTAAAGTCATTAGTTATGGTAGAAGCTCCTTACTTTGAGTCTGATAGAATACTTTCTAATGTTGCTTCTTCAGTTTATGATGGAATTTCAACAAAAGAAATAAAAAAGATAGTTTATGAACTATTATCAGATATTGATGAAGAAAGTGCTAATAAATATTTAGCTGCAACTACTTTAAAGGTTAGGACTTCAAGAGATAAAATTGAATCTTTTGATCTCGCTAAAATTGCTAACACTTTGGTTGAAGAAACTGGTGCTTCACAGGAAACAGCTTTTGAGATTGCTTCTCAAGTTTGGAAAGAACTTAAAAAATTAAATGTTGAATATCTTACTGCTCCAATGATAAGGGAAATTGTAAACACTAAGCTAGTTGAACATGGTTTAGAGGATTTGAGAAGTAGATATACTCGTTTAGGTATTCCTGTTTTTAATATTACTTCTTTAATCGAAAATGGATCTCGTGATAATGCTAACATGATCCATAATCCTGAAAGTGTTCATAAATATGTAGCTGATGAAGCTTTAAAACAATATGCATTACTTCAGATGCTTCCATCAGATTTAGCTGATGCTCATATGTCTGGTGATATACATATTCATGATCTTGAATTTTTCGCTGGAAGGCCTTTAAATTGTATGCAACATGATATTCGTACCTTTATTAAATATGGGCTTAAAGTAGATGGGACTGGTGATCACACTTCAGTAGCTGGAGCTCCTAATCATATAGAAACTTTAATGAATCATACTGGGGAGATAATGCTTGCAGCACAGCAAAATATGTCTGGTGGACAAGGTATGTCTCTTTGGAATGTTTTTGTAGCTCCTTTTGCAAGTGGTCTTCCTTATGGTAAAGTAAAACAAGCTGTTGAGATGTTAATTTATAATCTAAATATGGCTTATGCAGCAAGAGGTTCTCAAGTCCCTTTCACAAGTATGGGCTTAGAATTTAGCGTTCCTAAATTCCTTCAAGATGAAGTTGCTTATGGCCCTAAAGGGAAAATTGTAGGTACTTATGGTGATTTTGAGGAAGAAACTCGGATGCTTCAAAGAGCTTTCACTGAGATATTGCTTGAAGGAGATGCTGATGGAAAACCTCATCTTTTCCCTAATACTATCTATACTCTTAGGAAAGAGTCATTAAAAGATGAATATGCAGAAGATTTACTTAAAGTCCATGAACTTTCAGCTAAATACGGCTCTGCTTACTTTGCAAATATGTTACCTGATTATAGGGGTAATATGGCTAATTATATGGGTTGTAGAACTTGTCTTCAGGATAATTGGACTGGAGATTGGAATACTGATTGTCTAAGAACTGGTAATTTAGCTTACATTACTTTAAATCTTCCTAGAATTGCTTATCAATCTAGAGATGAATCTGAAGTATTTGAATATATTGATTCTTATATGGATCTTGGTATTAGAGCATTAAATATTAGGAGAGAACAGGGACTTAATTGTTTAAATAATTATAATTTATTGCCTTTCCTTAATCAAGATGTAGAAGATGATGTTTATTATAGAATTGAAAATGCTACTATGTCTTTTGGTTTCGTAGGACTTAATGAGATGTTAATGTCTTTATTTGGTTCTGGAATTGATAATCCTAATTCCAATAAATTTGGTGTTGAAATATTGGAGTATATGAATAAGAGAGCTCAGGAACTTAAAAAAGAAACTGGTCTTAGGTGGACTATTTTGCAAACTCCTGCAGAATCAACTGCTTATAGATTTGCAACTCTTGACAAAGAGAAATTCTCAGATAATGTAATTACTCAAGGAGAATCTGGAGCTAATTATTATACTAACTCCTCCCATGTTCCAGTCAATTCAAATGTTTCATTGGTTGATAAGATTAAAATTGAAGAGAAATACCATCCTTTAACTGGTGGAGGTCATATTTTCCATGCATTTATGGGTGAATCTTATTCTGACCCAGAATCTTTAATGAGTTTAACGAATAAGATAGCTAAAAAGTCTGATATCGGATTTTGGGCATATAGTTCTGCATTGAGTTTTTGTATTAAATGTAAAACTCTTATGAAGGGTTTGAATGATCAATGTCCTACTTGTGGCGAACGTGATGATGTTGAATGGTATGATAGAATAACAGGGTATGTTCAACAAGTTGGTAGAGCTAAATCTTCATCTGGTGGATGGAATGCTGGTAAAAAACAAGAACTTGTAGATAGAAATAGATTTGAGAATAGTTAA
- a CDS encoding anthranilate synthase component II, giving the protein MILLIDNYDSFSYNLYQMIGELNLDINVIRNDELTLSEIKRLSPKFIVISPGPGRPNDAGLSVDIIKNFYKKIPILGICLGHQSIYEAFGGEIIYSKRLVHGKSSNIEIDNENILFNNLENEISVGRYHSLSVNKENIPEDISIIAKSKDDNEIMAICHRKYPVYGLQFHPESILTPNGDNIVKNFFRGFKS; this is encoded by the coding sequence ATGATTTTACTTATAGATAATTATGATAGTTTTTCATATAATCTTTATCAAATGATTGGAGAATTGAATCTTGATATTAATGTTATTCGTAATGATGAATTAACTTTATCTGAGATTAAAAGACTTTCTCCAAAATTTATTGTGATATCTCCAGGTCCTGGAAGACCAAATGATGCAGGATTATCAGTAGATATTATAAAAAATTTTTATAAAAAAATACCTATTCTCGGAATTTGTTTAGGGCATCAATCTATTTATGAAGCTTTCGGTGGGGAGATTATATATTCAAAGAGATTGGTTCATGGAAAATCTTCTAATATTGAAATTGATAATGAAAATATCCTATTTAATAATTTAGAAAATGAAATTTCTGTAGGTCGTTATCATTCTCTTTCTGTGAATAAAGAAAATATTCCTGAAGATATTTCTATAATAGCTAAATCAAAAGATGATAATGAAATAATGGCAATATGCCATAGAAAATATCCTGTTTATGGTTTACAGTTTCACCCAGAATCAATACTGACTCCTAATGGTGATAATATTGTTAAAAATTTTTTTAGAGGATTTAAATCTTAA
- the trpD gene encoding anthranilate phosphoribosyltransferase, with the protein MIKEAILKVTKNQDISYEMAEETMNEIMNGEASKVQMSSYLTALSMKGETIDEITASAASLRNHCIKLLTDMDVLEIVGTGGDGSNSFNISTVSSIVISAGGVPVAKHGNRAYSSKCGAADVLEALGVNIELPPEKSKLLLEKIGICFLYAQNYHLAMKYVAPVRKELGIPTIFNILGPLLNPAGANMEVIGVYEESLVLPIAMVIHNLGVKNAMVVYGQDKLDEISISAPTTVCEIKNGKFSQYTLNPEDYGFNLASKSAITGGSASHNAQIALNILNGEESPKRDAIIINSAAGLYISGKANSLEKGITLAENIIDSGKAKEKLDNFVYMSNNI; encoded by the coding sequence ATGATAAAAGAAGCTATTTTAAAAGTAACTAAAAATCAAGATATTTCTTATGAAATGGCTGAAGAAACAATGAATGAAATAATGAATGGTGAAGCCAGTAAAGTCCAAATGAGTTCCTATTTAACTGCCTTATCTATGAAAGGTGAAACTATAGATGAGATAACTGCTTCTGCTGCTTCTTTAAGAAATCATTGTATTAAATTATTAACAGATATGGATGTTTTAGAAATTGTAGGTACTGGTGGTGATGGTTCAAATTCATTTAATATTTCTACAGTATCTTCAATTGTAATTTCTGCAGGAGGAGTTCCAGTAGCTAAACATGGTAACAGAGCATACTCTAGTAAATGTGGAGCTGCGGATGTTTTAGAGGCTTTAGGTGTCAATATTGAACTTCCACCAGAGAAAAGCAAGTTGTTACTTGAAAAAATTGGCATTTGCTTTTTATATGCTCAAAATTATCATTTAGCTATGAAGTATGTTGCTCCTGTTAGAAAAGAGCTAGGTATCCCTACAATTTTTAATATTCTAGGGCCATTACTTAATCCTGCTGGTGCTAATATGGAGGTAATCGGTGTTTATGAAGAATCTCTTGTTCTTCCTATAGCTATGGTTATTCATAATTTAGGTGTTAAAAATGCTATGGTAGTTTATGGTCAAGATAAATTAGATGAAATCTCTATTTCGGCCCCTACTACTGTGTGTGAGATAAAAAATGGTAAATTTTCTCAGTATACTTTAAATCCTGAAGATTATGGCTTCAATTTAGCTTCAAAGTCTGCAATAACTGGAGGTTCTGCATCACATAATGCTCAAATTGCATTAAATATTTTAAATGGAGAAGAAAGTCCTAAAAGAGATGCTATTATTATTAATTCAGCAGCTGGACTTTATATTTCTGGAAAGGCAAATAGCTTAGAAAAAGGTATAACTCTTGCTGAGAATATTATTGATAGTGGTAAAGCTAAAGAAAAGCTAGATAACTTTGTTTATATGTCTAACAATATTTAG